A window from Moritella yayanosii encodes these proteins:
- the apt gene encoding adenine phosphoribosyltransferase, giving the protein MNQDTLGFIKDSIKSIPDYPKAGIIFRDVTSLVENGPAFSATIDLLAERFKDAGFTKVAGTEARGFIFGAPLAKALGLGFILVRKPNKLPRKTIEQSYKLEYGTDILQIHVDAVDAGDKVLIVDDLLATGGTVAATVSLIRQLGGIVEEAAFVISLPDLGGEAVLKNLNVNITKLVDFDGE; this is encoded by the coding sequence ATGAACCAAGATACACTCGGGTTTATTAAAGATAGTATTAAATCAATTCCAGATTACCCGAAAGCAGGCATCATTTTCCGTGACGTAACAAGTCTCGTTGAAAATGGCCCTGCATTCTCTGCCACTATCGACTTGCTTGCGGAACGTTTTAAAGATGCTGGTTTTACCAAAGTCGCGGGTACTGAAGCGCGTGGCTTTATTTTTGGTGCGCCGCTAGCAAAAGCACTGGGGTTAGGTTTTATCTTAGTGCGTAAACCAAACAAATTACCGCGTAAAACAATCGAGCAAAGCTACAAACTTGAATACGGTACAGATATATTACAGATCCACGTTGATGCTGTCGACGCTGGCGATAAGGTACTTATTGTTGATGATTTATTAGCGACGGGTGGCACTGTTGCTGCGACTGTATCTTTAATTCGTCAGCTTGGCGGTATTGTTGAAGAGGCTGCATTTGTTATCTCATTGCCTGATCTGGGTGGTGAAGCTGTATTAAAGAATCTTAATGTTAATATTACCAAATTAGTTGATTTTGACGGCGAATAG
- the dusC gene encoding tRNA dihydrouridine(16) synthase DusC has product MRVVLAPMEGVVDNLMRELLTAQGGYDLCITEFIRVVEQLLPEKIFYRYCAELNHGSRTQAGTPVRIQLLGQHPQWMAENAVRAIDLGSHGLDINFGCPAKQVNKSSGGAACLREPELVYQIVKQVRDAVPAEHTVSAKIRLGWEDSNQKLEIADAVQQAGANELTVHGRTKADGYRAAAINWQAIAEIRQHVSIPVIANGEIWSHADAQRCLEVTGCNDLMVGRGALNLPNLGEVVKYNKAPMPWADVIVLLRNYCQLEIRGDKEKYLPNRIKQWFSYLRKQYPEAVDLFTELRALRQSAEVINTLNNYQV; this is encoded by the coding sequence ATGCGCGTAGTTTTAGCCCCAATGGAGGGCGTTGTTGACAATTTGATGCGCGAGTTACTGACCGCACAAGGCGGTTACGATTTATGTATAACCGAGTTTATCCGCGTCGTCGAACAGCTATTACCAGAGAAGATTTTTTACCGTTATTGTGCCGAATTAAACCATGGTAGCCGCACACAAGCCGGAACTCCAGTACGCATTCAATTATTAGGGCAACATCCACAATGGATGGCAGAAAATGCGGTTCGTGCCATTGACCTTGGTTCTCACGGTTTAGATATCAACTTTGGTTGCCCGGCGAAACAAGTAAATAAGTCATCTGGTGGCGCTGCATGTTTACGTGAACCAGAACTGGTGTATCAAATCGTTAAGCAAGTACGTGATGCCGTACCCGCAGAGCATACCGTCAGTGCCAAGATCCGCTTAGGTTGGGAAGACAGTAACCAAAAGTTAGAAATTGCCGATGCAGTGCAACAAGCAGGTGCTAATGAACTAACAGTTCATGGCCGTACCAAAGCCGATGGTTATCGTGCCGCAGCAATTAACTGGCAAGCAATTGCCGAAATCAGGCAGCATGTATCCATACCAGTGATTGCCAATGGTGAAATATGGAGTCATGCCGATGCGCAACGTTGCTTAGAGGTGACTGGTTGTAACGATTTAATGGTCGGTCGCGGTGCATTAAACTTACCCAATTTAGGCGAAGTGGTTAAATACAACAAAGCACCAATGCCTTGGGCTGACGTGATTGTTTTATTGCGGAACTACTGCCAATTAGAGATCCGTGGTGATAAAGAAAAGTATCTACCCAACAGAATAAAACAGTGGTTTAGCTATCTACGTAAGCAGTATCCTGAAGCGGTCGACTTGTTTACCGAATTAAGAGCCTTACGTCAGTCAGCAGAAGTGATTAATACACTGAACAACTACCAAGTATGA
- a CDS encoding YbaB/EbfC family nucleoid-associated protein translates to MFGKGGMGQLMKQAQQMQDKMAKVQEELANMEVVGESGAGMVKITMTGSHNVRRVQIDPELMEDDKEMLEDLIAAAINDAARRVEEENKSKMADATGGMKLPPGMKMPF, encoded by the coding sequence ATGTTCGGTAAAGGCGGAATGGGTCAGCTAATGAAGCAGGCTCAACAAATGCAAGACAAAATGGCTAAAGTACAAGAAGAACTCGCTAACATGGAAGTAGTTGGCGAATCGGGTGCCGGCATGGTTAAAATCACTATGACTGGTAGCCATAACGTACGTCGTGTGCAAATTGATCCAGAATTGATGGAAGACGATAAAGAAATGTTAGAAGATCTTATCGCTGCAGCAATCAACGATGCTGCTCGCCGTGTTGAAGAAGAAAACAAATCAAAAATGGCTGACGCTACTGGCGGTATGAAATTACCACCAGGTATGAAAATGCCTTTCTAA
- a CDS encoding SPFH domain-containing protein → METVIDILLTPWLWISVVVIYTIQQGILFVPQNRGYVIYTFGRYSGTLQAGLNFIVPFVQKVAADRNLKEQSLDISSQSAITKDNISLEIDGILFMKVIDASAATNNITDYKLAVIQLATTTMRNAIGSMELDQCFQNRDKINANILAAMTDATQPWGVQVTRYEIKDITPPTSIKEDMEKQMTAEREKRSVILTAEGVKTAAVTKAEGLKQARVLDAEAAKAELVLAAEASKESQILEATGKAEAIRLVANADSTALSVIGAAAITSEGQQAVRLTLAQDAIAAHKAIAAEGSVILTDGKTSENIGNTVAQAIAISSALKLSE, encoded by the coding sequence ATGGAAACTGTAATTGACATACTATTAACACCCTGGCTTTGGATCTCTGTTGTGGTCATATACACAATTCAACAAGGCATACTCTTTGTTCCGCAAAACAGAGGTTATGTTATTTATACGTTTGGGCGTTATAGCGGCACATTACAAGCGGGTCTTAATTTTATTGTTCCATTTGTGCAAAAGGTTGCTGCGGATCGTAACTTAAAAGAACAATCATTAGACATATCATCACAATCCGCTATCACCAAAGACAATATATCATTAGAAATTGATGGTATCTTGTTTATGAAAGTGATTGATGCGTCTGCTGCAACGAATAATATTACCGACTATAAATTAGCGGTGATTCAGTTAGCGACAACCACAATGCGTAATGCAATTGGCTCGATGGAACTCGATCAATGTTTCCAAAATCGCGATAAGATTAATGCGAATATTTTGGCCGCGATGACGGATGCGACCCAACCTTGGGGTGTGCAGGTTACGCGTTATGAGATTAAAGACATTACGCCACCTACCTCAATCAAAGAAGACATGGAAAAACAGATGACGGCAGAGCGTGAAAAACGTTCCGTTATCCTGACTGCGGAAGGTGTTAAAACCGCGGCGGTTACCAAAGCTGAAGGTTTGAAACAAGCCCGGGTGCTCGATGCTGAAGCCGCAAAAGCAGAACTGGTATTAGCAGCAGAAGCGAGTAAAGAGTCACAAATCTTGGAAGCAACAGGTAAAGCAGAAGCAATTAGATTGGTCGCGAATGCCGATTCTACCGCGTTAAGTGTGATTGGTGCTGCAGCAATAACCAGTGAAGGGCAGCAAGCTGTACGTTTAACGCTTGCCCAAGATGCGATTGCGGCGCACAAAGCCATTGCCGCCGAAGGTTCTGTCATATTAACAGACGGTAAAACCAGCGAGAATATAGGTAATACGGTCGCGCAAGCGATTGCTATATCTAGCGCATTAAAATTATCGGAATAA
- a CDS encoding NfeD family protein → MDSLIDYLQNNHDQLLYVIGAITLVVELGVIGLSGPLLFFSLGCLVTGLLVNLGVIAGWEIEVLSVGLLTAISALLLWKPLKHFQGDKFVPDTSSDMIGQTVPVSEIVTINGGKVRHSGINWNARLSDSATVEALDTGLRVKIVAVDGNILIVE, encoded by the coding sequence ATGGATTCATTAATCGATTACTTACAAAATAATCACGATCAATTACTTTATGTTATTGGGGCGATTACGTTAGTCGTTGAACTGGGTGTGATTGGTTTAAGTGGTCCGCTGTTGTTTTTCAGTCTTGGTTGCCTCGTGACTGGCTTATTGGTTAACTTGGGGGTGATTGCTGGATGGGAGATTGAAGTCCTCTCTGTGGGTCTATTAACCGCGATTAGTGCGCTGCTTTTATGGAAACCACTTAAGCACTTTCAAGGCGATAAATTCGTACCAGATACCAGTAGTGACATGATTGGACAAACGGTGCCAGTGAGTGAGATCGTCACTATTAATGGTGGTAAAGTGCGTCATTCAGGCATTAATTGGAACGCGCGCTTAAGTGACTCTGCGACGGTTGAAGCCCTTGATACTGGGCTACGGGTTAAAATAGTTGCCGTTGATGGCAACATTTTAATTGTCGAATAA
- a CDS encoding type I restriction-modification system subunit M has product MATPAKKTPAKKAAKKNTKQVGFEEALWDSANKLRGSVESSEYKHIVLSLIFLKFISDKFEVRKTAIETEFGVEYIDMVDFYTMENVFYLPEEARWSFIQINAKQDDIAVKIDSALHSVEKNNKALAGALPDNYFSRLGLDVSKLSALIDTVNNIETIANDCDKSEEDIVGRVYEYFLGKFAASEGKGGGEFYTPKSIVTLIADMIEPFSGKIYDPCCGSGGMFVQSLKFINSHNGNQKNISIYGQEYTNTTYKLAKMNLAVRGISANLGDVAGDSFFKDQHPDLKADYIMANPPFNQKQWRADNELVDDARWAGYPTPPTGNANYAWIMHMISKLSEHGTAGFVLANGSMSSNTSGEGTIRQKIIENDLVDCMIALPGQLFYTTQIPVCLWFISKDKKGNDEKGMLKRRNRQGETLFIDAREMGTMVNRTLKELTNTDIAEITQTYHTWRGETVLNDAGEAQTYQDIAGYSKSATLADMKANDYVLTPGRYVGAAEIEDDGIPFETKMSELSKTLYSQMDKAEELDQAIRKNLEALGYGE; this is encoded by the coding sequence ATGGCAACGCCAGCAAAAAAAACACCAGCGAAAAAAGCAGCTAAGAAAAATACCAAACAAGTCGGTTTTGAAGAAGCATTATGGGATAGCGCCAATAAATTACGTGGTAGCGTAGAATCATCAGAATACAAACACATTGTATTAAGTCTTATCTTTCTTAAGTTTATCAGTGATAAATTTGAAGTGCGTAAAACGGCGATTGAAACAGAATTCGGGGTCGAGTACATCGACATGGTGGATTTCTACACCATGGAAAATGTCTTCTATCTGCCAGAAGAGGCGCGCTGGTCATTTATTCAAATTAATGCTAAACAAGATGATATCGCGGTTAAAATTGATAGCGCACTGCACAGTGTCGAAAAGAACAACAAAGCCCTTGCGGGTGCATTGCCAGATAACTATTTTTCACGTTTAGGTTTAGATGTCAGCAAGCTTTCTGCCTTGATTGATACTGTTAATAATATTGAAACCATTGCTAATGATTGCGATAAAAGCGAAGAAGATATTGTTGGCCGTGTTTACGAATATTTCCTTGGTAAGTTTGCAGCCAGCGAAGGTAAAGGCGGTGGTGAGTTCTATACGCCCAAATCTATTGTTACCCTGATTGCCGATATGATTGAACCCTTTTCAGGCAAAATCTACGATCCTTGCTGTGGTTCGGGTGGTATGTTTGTGCAATCGTTGAAATTTATCAACAGCCATAACGGCAACCAAAAAAACATCTCTATTTATGGGCAGGAATACACCAACACCACCTATAAACTGGCGAAGATGAACTTAGCGGTACGTGGTATCTCTGCTAATTTAGGCGATGTCGCTGGCGATAGCTTTTTTAAAGATCAACACCCTGATTTAAAAGCCGATTACATTATGGCCAACCCACCGTTTAACCAAAAGCAGTGGCGTGCAGACAACGAGTTAGTAGACGATGCACGTTGGGCTGGTTATCCAACACCGCCAACGGGTAATGCCAACTATGCGTGGATCATGCACATGATCTCGAAACTCAGTGAACATGGCACAGCTGGTTTTGTATTAGCGAATGGTTCTATGTCATCGAATACCAGTGGCGAAGGGACTATCCGTCAGAAGATCATCGAAAATGATTTAGTCGATTGTATGATTGCACTGCCAGGTCAACTGTTTTACACCACCCAAATTCCGGTTTGTTTGTGGTTTATCAGTAAAGACAAGAAGGGTAATGACGAAAAAGGCATGCTTAAACGTCGTAACCGTCAAGGCGAAACCCTGTTTATTGATGCCCGTGAAATGGGGACTATGGTTAACCGCACACTGAAAGAATTAACCAATACCGACATAGCAGAAATAACCCAAACCTATCACACATGGCGCGGTGAAACGGTACTGAATGATGCTGGTGAAGCTCAAACTTATCAAGATATCGCTGGCTATAGTAAATCAGCCACGCTTGCTGATATGAAAGCTAATGATTATGTCTTAACCCCTGGGCGTTATGTAGGCGCAGCAGAGATTGAAGATGACGGCATCCCGTTTGAAACCAAGATGAGCGAGTTAAGCAAAACCCTGTATAGCCAGATGGATAAAGCGGAAGAGTTAGATCAAGCTATCCGTAAAAATTTGGAGGCGTTGGGTTATGGGGAATGA
- the dnaX gene encoding DNA polymerase III subunit gamma/tau encodes MSYQVLARKWRPHNFQQVVGQQHVLTALVNALEQDRLHHAYLLSGTRGVGKTTIARIFAKSLNCEKGITSTPCGECSTCVEIDQGCYVDLLEIDAASRTKVEDTRELLDNVQYKPARGRFKVYLIDEVHMLSKHSFNALLKTLEEPPEYVKFLLATTEPQKLPITILSRCLQFHLKCLTTEQISQQLVHILSREHCQYELSALNSIAKAADGSMRDALSLTDQALSHGSGEVLYQTVLDMLGTLDHSHMLQLLRLIVSGDANKCMAKIAEVSSLGPDFDQLHVELASLLHRIAMAQILPSSVVDTEHADKVKALCDDMSPEDVQLYYQITLTGRKELPLAPDPRSALEMTILRMLAFRPQGRLQAPERDVTPVAIAPAVTIAAPIEQAVVSQVPAQIQQLTPPQVQQPKSESVAPVAEQRDEAVTNLNLEQNELLQAAQAMGHVEPQTAEPPTVEPPTTAPQSVEPQNYAVPQVESPSVAPPDYAAPQPMNTAPTQAAPIQHEQVNTAPQQQQQQQSQVPAQAPVAENSVDQGRKTRNFLRSRLGTTAKKSTATKSEQAPSSYVPPKKSVAPVIQHTPTMQSRFNAPASQPMQQQAQQQSAPAWQELPPLDAYQDQGGYQNNHQDQGQYQDQDQDQGQGGYHNQMPEPSAEPAIRQIDRFSQVKVDINDLSPAFQPQKSGKSTATASLDNKLRDENDPWCCYINQMSLGGRVRQLALHSVMEQEPGRITLTMNPDQRYFVNDKSRQQLSDALQQVLSEPVELVINFGENPNKSTPAQLEEIIFQQRLANAIKNLYDDKYIQFFMNRLGAVIDDSSIVPL; translated from the coding sequence ATGAGTTATCAAGTTTTAGCGCGTAAATGGCGCCCGCATAATTTTCAGCAAGTTGTTGGTCAACAACATGTGCTGACCGCTTTAGTTAATGCGCTAGAGCAAGACCGCTTACACCATGCTTATTTGCTTAGTGGTACGCGTGGTGTTGGTAAAACGACCATCGCCCGTATTTTCGCCAAAAGCTTAAACTGTGAGAAAGGCATCACCAGTACACCTTGCGGTGAATGTTCAACCTGTGTCGAGATTGACCAAGGCTGTTATGTGGATCTGCTTGAAATTGATGCGGCGTCACGTACCAAGGTCGAAGATACCCGTGAGCTACTTGATAATGTGCAATATAAACCTGCTCGTGGCCGTTTCAAGGTGTACTTAATCGATGAAGTACACATGCTTTCTAAGCACAGTTTTAATGCGTTATTAAAAACGTTAGAAGAGCCTCCTGAATATGTGAAGTTCTTGCTAGCGACAACCGAACCACAAAAATTACCCATTACGATCTTATCGCGTTGTTTGCAATTCCATTTGAAATGCCTAACGACTGAGCAGATCTCTCAGCAATTAGTGCATATTTTATCGCGCGAACATTGTCAATATGAATTATCAGCATTAAATTCAATCGCTAAAGCGGCTGATGGTAGTATGCGTGATGCGTTGAGTTTGACTGATCAAGCGTTATCACATGGTTCTGGTGAAGTATTATACCAGACAGTGCTAGATATGCTGGGCACGTTAGATCACAGCCATATGCTGCAGCTACTGCGCTTAATTGTCAGTGGCGATGCTAACAAGTGTATGGCTAAAATTGCTGAAGTCAGCTCGTTAGGACCTGACTTTGACCAATTACACGTGGAGTTAGCAAGCTTGTTACACCGCATTGCCATGGCGCAAATTTTGCCGTCGTCAGTGGTTGATACTGAACATGCCGATAAAGTGAAAGCCTTGTGCGATGATATGTCGCCAGAAGATGTGCAGTTATATTATCAGATCACCTTAACCGGTCGTAAAGAACTGCCGCTTGCACCTGACCCACGCAGTGCGTTAGAAATGACGATATTACGTATGCTAGCGTTTCGTCCACAAGGGCGTTTACAAGCACCAGAGAGAGATGTGACGCCAGTCGCAATCGCGCCTGCTGTGACAATAGCAGCGCCGATTGAGCAAGCCGTGGTTTCTCAAGTTCCGGCTCAGATACAACAGCTGACTCCGCCGCAAGTACAGCAACCAAAATCAGAATCAGTAGCACCCGTTGCTGAGCAGCGTGATGAAGCGGTGACGAATTTAAACCTAGAGCAAAACGAGTTATTACAAGCAGCGCAAGCGATGGGTCATGTTGAGCCGCAAACAGCTGAACCGCCAACAGTTGAACCGCCAACCACTGCACCACAGAGCGTTGAGCCGCAAAACTATGCTGTTCCGCAAGTTGAGTCACCAAGTGTGGCGCCACCGGATTATGCTGCGCCTCAGCCGATGAATACGGCACCGACACAAGCTGCGCCAATTCAGCATGAACAAGTAAATACTGCGCCGCAGCAACAGCAGCAACAACAGAGTCAAGTACCTGCGCAAGCACCGGTAGCCGAAAACAGTGTTGACCAAGGACGTAAAACCCGTAATTTTTTACGCAGTCGTTTAGGTACAACTGCAAAAAAGTCGACCGCGACGAAGAGTGAACAGGCTCCATCGTCGTATGTACCGCCGAAAAAATCGGTAGCACCTGTTATACAGCATACACCTACTATGCAGAGTCGTTTTAACGCACCTGCAAGCCAGCCTATGCAGCAACAAGCACAGCAACAGTCTGCACCGGCATGGCAAGAATTACCACCGCTTGACGCCTATCAGGACCAAGGCGGTTATCAAAATAATCACCAAGATCAAGGACAGTACCAAGACCAAGACCAAGATCAGGGGCAGGGTGGTTATCATAACCAAATGCCAGAGCCTAGTGCTGAGCCTGCGATTCGTCAAATCGACCGTTTTAGTCAGGTTAAGGTTGATATTAATGATTTGTCACCGGCTTTTCAGCCGCAGAAGTCAGGTAAATCAACGGCAACTGCATCGTTAGACAATAAGCTACGTGATGAGAATGACCCGTGGTGTTGTTACATTAATCAGATGAGTTTAGGTGGCCGTGTGCGTCAACTGGCGCTGCACAGTGTGATGGAGCAGGAACCTGGTCGTATTACTTTGACCATGAATCCAGACCAACGCTATTTTGTCAATGACAAGTCGCGTCAACAGTTAAGCGACGCGCTGCAGCAAGTATTATCAGAGCCCGTTGAACTAGTGATTAACTTTGGTGAAAACCCAAATAAATCAACGCCTGCGCAACTTGAAGAAATAATTTTTCAACAACGCTTAGCGAATGCGATTAAAAACTTGTATGATGATAAGTATATTCAGTTCTTTATGAACCGTCTCGGCGCTGTTATTGATGATAGTTCAATTGTGCCGTTATAA
- a CDS encoding restriction endonuclease subunit S yields MGNDWKNCELGDVIELKRGYDLPKTKRIKGGVPVVSSSGTSGEHNAIKVAAPGVVTGRYGTIGEVFYIEDDFWPLNTTLYVRDFKGNDPLYVYYLLKTIRYSDYTDKGAVPGINRNHIHKAKVKVPICPKYQRTLAINLFDLDKKVELNRQTNQTLELMAQALFKSWFVDFDPVFDNLLAKIDFKLENLASDLPAELLKNAQKRLHALQERALQQSCDLHALLAESQNNIHSHFPSEFEFSEQIGWIPKGWEETTIDELCRINPQSWTKKNAPKAVKYVDLANAKNGAIGEIANYTFDDAPSRARRILQPHDTIIGVVRPANRSFAYVNEEGLTGSTGFVVVRAKKENYRAFSYLALTNEDCIKEFTRIADGAAYPAIKPEDVAKAECVFSSDAILDKFEYTVGALMKKIAANEQQITPLISLRDTLLPKLISGELQIPDVVPA; encoded by the coding sequence ATGGGGAATGATTGGAAGAATTGTGAACTTGGCGACGTTATAGAATTAAAGCGTGGGTATGACTTACCTAAAACCAAAAGGATTAAGGGCGGTGTTCCTGTCGTATCTTCATCAGGAACTTCTGGAGAGCACAATGCAATAAAAGTTGCTGCACCTGGGGTTGTGACTGGTCGATATGGCACTATTGGTGAAGTTTTCTATATTGAAGATGATTTTTGGCCATTAAATACGACATTGTATGTGAGAGATTTTAAAGGAAATGATCCCCTTTATGTTTATTATCTTTTAAAGACCATCCGATATTCTGACTATACAGATAAAGGGGCTGTACCTGGAATAAATAGAAATCATATTCATAAAGCGAAAGTTAAGGTTCCAATTTGTCCAAAGTATCAAAGAACATTAGCGATTAATTTATTTGATTTAGATAAAAAAGTTGAGCTCAACCGCCAAACCAACCAAACCCTTGAACTAATGGCGCAAGCCTTGTTTAAAAGCTGGTTTGTGGACTTTGACCCTGTGTTTGACAACCTGCTTGCTAAAATTGATTTTAAGTTGGAAAACCTAGCCAGTGATCTCCCTGCTGAATTGCTGAAAAATGCCCAAAAGCGTCTGCATGCCTTACAGGAAAGGGCACTACAGCAAAGCTGTGATTTGCACGCTTTATTAGCAGAATCTCAAAACAATATCCATTCCCATTTCCCAAGCGAGTTTGAGTTTAGTGAGCAGATAGGTTGGATACCGAAAGGGTGGGAGGAAACTACGATTGATGAACTATGTCGGATTAACCCTCAGTCTTGGACTAAAAAAAATGCACCGAAGGCAGTTAAATATGTTGATCTAGCTAACGCAAAAAATGGGGCGATTGGGGAAATTGCTAACTACACATTTGATGATGCTCCAAGTCGTGCTAGACGAATTTTACAGCCACACGATACAATTATTGGTGTAGTCAGACCCGCAAATAGATCCTTTGCTTATGTGAATGAAGAAGGACTAACAGGGAGTACTGGATTTGTAGTCGTAAGAGCAAAAAAAGAAAACTACAGAGCTTTTTCATATCTTGCATTAACAAATGAAGACTGTATTAAAGAATTTACCCGTATTGCTGATGGTGCTGCATATCCTGCAATTAAGCCTGAAGATGTAGCCAAAGCTGAATGCGTATTTTCAAGTGATGCTATTTTAGATAAATTTGAATATACAGTTGGTGCATTAATGAAAAAAATTGCTGCGAATGAGCAGCAAATTACACCTCTTATTTCGTTACGCGACACGTTATTACCAAAACTCATCTCAGGTGAATTACAAATCCCTGATGTGGTGCCTGCATAA
- a CDS encoding HD domain-containing phosphohydrolase, producing the protein MRITIKKALISGIILLQFVTLTTLLLSSYISNQRSFNAHAQKLMIDYADNIIDNSKRFLDTAKATTLLTSELLRSDVLSINRPDDLSLYFFQQLKQSPHISGIYFANTNGTFVHVQREQGFKEPLFSRKLITFDTNSALNSSHLYTHDNNFTQLSVKTITNESYDPRDRIWFNKALDNDALSWTDPYIFFSSRKPGITSSMPVYNKDKQLIGVIGVDVSLATISSFFDNLDLGEHSTAFVTNRLGEIIAYPDQKIIQDTANESLRFPRINEINNPIALTAWQALQEKTQLFSTGGTATAVTFEFDNNTYHGLFKEFTHHKWPWIIAIYMPEKFFLSDLIDNQKLNILFGLVISIIACLTSFFFINHITDSLRKIKIIAENIRCGQFIKTDIAESTFVELQQTQYAFNNMIDSLIASRKENEQLHLMLEKTNAETITRLGLAAEYKNDSSPNHIRRVSRYCEVIGLNMGMSKDKAKELRAAAKLHDIGKIGIPEQILSKPAALTMQELVMMKTAPVIGAKILQDAESATLKLAHDIALTLHEHWDGNGYPNQLQYHDIPLSARIVAVVDTFDTMIHPRCYKKAIPIEIAINKIQALSGSKFDPSVIAAFDSCLMDILNIYKQLSPSVDIHQRPRRCQ; encoded by the coding sequence TTGCGTATTACCATAAAAAAAGCCCTTATTAGTGGCATAATTCTGCTGCAATTTGTCACGCTTACCACATTATTACTTTCAAGTTACATCTCAAATCAGCGTTCATTTAATGCACATGCCCAAAAGTTAATGATTGATTATGCAGATAATATTATTGATAACTCGAAACGCTTTCTTGATACTGCAAAAGCAACAACCTTATTAACCAGTGAATTACTTCGCTCAGATGTGTTATCGATTAATCGCCCCGATGATCTCAGTTTATATTTTTTCCAGCAATTAAAACAATCACCACATATCTCAGGGATCTATTTTGCCAATACCAACGGTACCTTTGTCCATGTACAACGCGAGCAAGGTTTCAAAGAGCCATTATTTTCACGAAAATTAATTACCTTTGATACTAATAGTGCATTAAATTCATCACATCTCTACACTCATGATAATAACTTTACACAACTTTCCGTAAAAACAATAACCAACGAATCCTACGATCCACGCGACCGAATTTGGTTTAATAAAGCACTGGATAACGATGCGTTATCTTGGACGGACCCTTATATATTTTTTTCTTCACGTAAACCTGGGATCACCAGTTCAATGCCGGTGTATAACAAAGATAAGCAGTTAATAGGTGTCATTGGTGTCGATGTGTCATTGGCCACTATTTCATCATTTTTCGATAACCTTGACCTAGGCGAACACAGCACCGCCTTTGTTACCAATCGGCTCGGTGAAATAATCGCCTATCCCGACCAAAAAATCATTCAAGACACCGCAAATGAAAGTTTACGCTTTCCACGCATCAATGAAATTAACAATCCAATCGCCTTAACCGCATGGCAAGCGTTGCAAGAAAAAACCCAATTGTTTTCGACCGGAGGTACTGCAACAGCCGTGACATTTGAATTCGACAACAATACCTATCATGGTTTATTTAAAGAGTTTACCCATCATAAATGGCCGTGGATCATCGCGATTTACATGCCAGAAAAATTCTTTCTCAGTGACTTAATTGATAATCAAAAATTGAATATTTTATTTGGTCTCGTGATCAGTATTATTGCCTGTCTCACTTCATTCTTTTTTATTAATCACATTACCGACTCACTGCGAAAAATAAAAATAATTGCAGAGAATATCCGTTGTGGTCAATTTATTAAAACAGATATAGCTGAATCCACCTTTGTAGAACTGCAGCAAACGCAATACGCCTTCAACAATATGATCGATAGTTTGATTGCATCACGTAAAGAAAATGAACAGCTGCACTTAATGTTAGAAAAAACCAATGCCGAAACCATTACTCGACTTGGCCTAGCAGCCGAATATAAGAATGATTCATCGCCAAACCACATTCGACGGGTATCGCGTTATTGTGAGGTAATTGGTTTAAACATGGGCATGTCAAAAGACAAAGCCAAAGAGTTACGCGCTGCCGCAAAATTACATGACATAGGTAAGATAGGTATTCCTGAACAGATTTTATCAAAACCCGCCGCACTAACAATGCAAGAATTGGTCATGATGAAAACAGCGCCAGTGATTGGCGCAAAGATTTTGCAAGATGCAGAATCAGCCACACTTAAACTCGCTCATGATATTGCGCTAACCTTACACGAACACTGGGATGGCAATGGTTACCCTAACCAATTACAATATCATGACATCCCATTATCAGCGCGTATTGTTGCCGTTGTTGATACCTTTGATACCATGATCCATCCTCGTTGTTACAAAAAGGCGATCCCAATTGAGATCGCCATTAATAAAATCCAAGCATTATCTGGTAGCAAGTTTGATCCTAGCGTGATCGCCGCGTTTGACAGCTGTTTAATGGATATACTTAATATCTATAAGCAGTTATCACCGAGTGTTGATATTCATCAACGGCCTCGGCGGTGTCAATAG